The Aspergillus luchuensis IFO 4308 DNA, chromosome 7, nearly complete sequence genome has a segment encoding these proteins:
- a CDS encoding COP9 signalosome complex subunit 6 (COG:O,T;~EggNog:ENOG410PH1R;~InterPro:IPR024969,IPR033859,IPR037518,IPR000555;~PFAM:PF13012;~go_component: GO:0008180 - COP9 signalosome [Evidence IEA];~go_function: GO:0005515 - protein binding [Evidence IEA];~go_function: GO:0008237 - metallopeptidase activity [Evidence IEA];~go_function: GO:0070122 - isopeptidase activity [Evidence IEA];~go_process: GO:0000338 - protein deneddylation [Evidence IEA]), with product MTSPSVSPTISSRPSQLPPTISTRYTISSFKDIPVIMSDQPESLLSPKNSDSGLHIHLHPLILLTISDHITRHAARSQQGPIVGALLGQQNGREITLEHVFECIVNENANGELQIPQDWFVERVKQFKDVHKAPALDLVGWWSTAPPSGPNTAHLPIHRQILHNHNESAVFLAFHPSLVHDASSNGGKLPVTIYESVYEGENATENSKTMQVDGEEQSLTIRFRELPYSVETGEAEMIGIDTVARTARNAAVDTPATSSLTKQAAGKEPTKDQSDVLSPEEEELIASLTTRLNAIKTLESRISLIKSYVASISADTPNSTATLSHPILRNINALLSHLSLLTPDEQSAFTAEAIAQSNDVHLVSLLGQLGQSISAMRELGKRTALMNSVRRTAMSRKTQQLSWQNRFAEPFSTGDGVSHG from the exons ATGACATCTCCGTCAGTCTCCCCGACGATAAGTTCCAGACCATCACAGCTTCCTCCTACCATTTCGACTCGGTataccatctcctccttcaaggATATACCGGTCATCATGTCTGATCAGCCAGAATCCCTCCTATCGCCTAAGAACTCCGACTCCGGCCTCCatatccatctccaccctctGATCCTCCTGACTATCTCAGACCACATCACCCGCCATGCCGCCCGCTCTCAGCAAGGACCTATAGTGGGAGCGCTTCTAGGCCAGCAGAACGGACGCGAGATTACCCTGGAACACGTCTTTGAATGTATCGTAAACGAGAATGCAAATGGCGAACTCCAGATTCCCCAAGACTGGTTCGTGGAGAGAGTCAAGCAAT TCAAAGATGTACACAAAGCCCCTGCGCTTGACCTGGTCGGCTGGTGGTCAACTGCTCCTCCGTCCGGCCCCAACACCGCGCACCTCCCAATCCATCGCCAGAtcctccacaaccacaacgagTCCGCCGTATTCCTCGCATTCCACCCATCCCTGGTACACGACGCATCCTCCAACGGTGGCAAGCTCCCTGTGACAATCTACGAAAGCGTATACGAGGGCGAAAATGCGACAGAGAACAGCAAGACGATGCAggttgatggagaagaacaatCTCTAACGATCCGATTCCGCGAACTGCCCTACTCCGTCGAAACGGGCGAAGCCGAGATGATAGGCATCGACACCGTAGCACGAACAGCCAGAAACGCCGCCGTAGACACACCGGCCACCTCCTCTCTCACAAAACAAGCAGCCGGCAAAGAACCCACCAAGGACCAGTCAGACGTGCTCTccccggaggaagaagaac TAATCGCCAGCCTCACCACCCGCCTCAACGCCATCAAGACCCTCGAATCCCGCATCTCCCTCATCAAATCCTACGTCGCCAGCATATCCGCAGACACTCCCAACTCAACAgccaccctctcccaccccatcctccgcaacatcaacgccctcctctcacacctctccctcctcaccccagACGAACAAAGCGCCTTCACAGCCGAAGCCATCGCCCAGAGCAACGACGTCCACCTCGTCTCTCTACTAGGACAACTCGGCCAGAGCATCAGCGCGATGCGCGAGCTCGGGAAACGAACCGCCCTGATGAACAGCGTGAGACGGACGGCGATGTCCCGGAAAACACAACAATTATCGTGGCAGAATCGGTTCGCTGAGCCGTTCTCGACAGGGGATGGCGTGAGCCATGGGTAG
- the tah18 gene encoding NAPDH-dependent diflavin reductase (BUSCO:EOG09261QR5;~COG:C;~EggNog:ENOG410PFF9;~InterPro:IPR003097,IPR001433,IPR001094,IPR017927, IPR001709,IPR023173,IPR029039,IPR028879,IPR008254, IPR017938,IPR039261;~PFAM:PF00175,PF00258,PF00667;~go_function: GO:0003958 - NADPH-hemoprotein reductase activity [Evidence IEA];~go_function: GO:0010181 - FMN binding [Evidence IEA];~go_function: GO:0016491 - oxidoreductase activity [Evidence IEA];~go_process: GO:0055114 - oxidation-reduction process [Evidence IEA]) yields MNGSQSLPPRRSALVLYGSETGNSQEVAEELGALAERLHFRTHVGEMNVYRPEVLKSHTLVIFVVATTGQGDFPANARSFWRSLLLKRLPGDFLDGVRFASFGLGDSSYPKFNWAARKLHKRLLQLGANEIYDAGEADQQHPEGLEGTFIPWLTGLRTHLLETYPLPDGLEPIPDDAQLPPKWILKLQEGGASTAQEGHAVPGTHENLPAPDDNPKLTRLDYDLRPLPDTLTATLRENKRLTPQKHWQDVRHVSLTVPEHTSYVPGDMLCITPKNFSTDVNALIQMMGWEEQADQLISLVPNSHIPADDLPLPPIRGLDSYPQLTLRALLTDYLDIQAIPRRSFFAEIAHYTSDEMHKERLLEFTYTSPEYLDELWDYTTRPRRSILEVLHEFDSVKVPWQHALSVFPVLKGRQFSIASGGELKRSPEGGTKFELMIAIVKYQTVIKKIRQGVCTRYISALRPGSTLKVQLQRGGLNSSVNQLVGPTVLVGPGTGLAPLRSMLWEKAAIIKAYQEENPGVELSIGPTLLLYGGRNREADFFFEDEWQQLGQLTKLNVLTAFSRDQKQKVYVQDVIRQNYALLFKLLHDMAGSVYICGSSGQMPKAVREALTEAFQHGAEVETDRFNEQGAEQYLLGMEKTGRYKQETW; encoded by the exons ATGAACGGCAGCCAATCACTCCCACCGCGGCGCTCAGCTCTCGTCCTGTATGGCTCTGAAACGGGCAATTCGCAGGAAGTCGCCGAGGAGCTGGGGGCGTTGGCGGAGAGATTGCATTTCCGGACCCATGTGGGGGAGATGAATGTGTATAGGCCG GAGGTATTGAAATCGCATACGCTCGTTATATTCGTTGTCGCGACAACAGGACAGGGAGACTTCCCGGCCAATGCAAGGTCATTTTGGCGGTCGTTGTTGCTGAAGAGGCTTCCGGGGGACTTTTTGGATGGGGTTCGGTTTGCGTCGTTTGGATTGGGGGATAGTTCTTATCCGAA GTTCAATTGGGCGGCACGCAAACTACACAAGAGGCTGTTACAGCTCGGTGCGAATGAAATATATGATGCTGGGGAGGCGGATCAGCAGCATCCGGAGGG GCTCGAAGGGACGTTCATTCCGTGGTTGACTGGTCTTCGTACACATTTGCTCGAGACCTATCCCCTGCCTGATGGCCTGGAGCCGATACCGGATGATGCCCAATTGCCGCCGAAATGGATTCTGAAGCTCCAGGAGGGAGGTGCTTCGACAGCACAGGAAGGACATGCAGTTCCCGGCACACATGAGAATCTACCCGCCCCCGATGATAACCCGAAGTTGACTCGATTGGATTATGATCTGCGACCTCTGCCTGATACTTTGACGGCGACGCTTAGGGAGAATAAGCGATTGACTCCGCAGAAGCATTGGCAGGATGTGCGCCATGTATCCCTTACTGTGCCTGAACATACGTCCTACGTCCCTGGGGATATGCTATGCATTACCCCCAAGAACTTCTCCACCGACGTGAATGCTCTAATCCAGATGATGGGTTGGGAAGAACAAGCTGATCAGCTCATCAGCCTGGTTCCTAATAGCCATATTCCTGCTGATGATCTCCCTTTGCCGCCTATTCGGGGTCTCGACTCCTACCCCCAATTGACGCTAAGGGCGCTGCTTACAGACTACCTCGATATTCAGGCTATCCCGCGCCGGTCCTTCTTTGCGGAGATTGCGCACTACACGAGCGACGAGATGCACAAGGAGCGTCTACTAGAGTTCACCTATACTAGTCCCGAGTATCTTGACGAGCTGTGGGATTACACTACTCGTCCGAGACGGAGTATCCTGGAAGTCTTGCACGAGTTTGACTCGGTCAAAGTTCCATGGCAGCATGCTCTCTCGGTATTTCCTGTTCTCAAGGGGAGACAATTCAGCATCGCTAGTGGCGGCGAGCTGAAGAGGAGTCCTGAAGGCGGCACCAAGTTTGAACTGATGATTGCCATTGTGAAGTACCAGACCGTCATCAAAAAGATCAGACAGGGTGTATGTACACGTTATATATCTGCGCTTCGACCTGGGAGCACTCTCAAGGTGCAGCTGCAACGCGGTGGACTCAATTCCTCCGTCAACCAGCTCGTTGGCCCAACCGTCCTAGTCGGTCCCGGCACCGGTCTGGCCCCACTGCGATCTATGCTGTGGGAAAAAGCAGCGATTATCAAGGCATACCAGGAGGAAAACCCCGGGGTTGAGCTTAGCATCGGACCCACGCTTCTCCTCTACGGCGGTCGCAATCGAGAGgcagacttcttcttcgaagacGAATGGCAGCAGCTCGGTCAGTTGACCAAGTTGAATGTGCTCACGGCATTCTCCCGGgaccaaaaacaaaaagtcTACGTGCAAGATGTAATCCGCCAGAACTATGCACTGCTATTCAAGCTGCTGCATGACATGGCAGGATCGGTGTATATCTGCGGCTCCTCTGGACAGATGCCCAAGGCAGTAAGGGAGGCGCTGACGGAAGCATTCCAGCACGGCGCAGAGGTGGAAACCGATCGATTCAACGAACAAGGGGCCGAGCAGTATCTGCTTGGCATGGAGAAGACGGGACGGTATAAGCAGGAAACTTGGTGA
- a CDS encoding electron transfer flavoprotein subunit beta/FixA family protein (BUSCO:EOG09263WWI;~COG:C;~EggNog:ENOG410PFI6;~InterPro:IPR033948,IPR014730,IPR012255,IPR014729;~PFAM:PF01012;~go_function: GO:0009055 - electron transfer activity [Evidence IEA]) has product MSGLRILVPVKRVIDYAVKPRVNKANTGVETAGVKHSLNPFDELSVEEAIRLRERGTKNQSPMKVENILALSAGGAKCADTLRTAMAMGADRAFHVDVGDSPDGGPEPLTIAKMLQGVVKSENINLVLLGKQAIDGDQGQTGQMLAGLLGWPQATQASKVDIKDADGTVEVTHEVDGGVETLRAKLPMVITTDLRLNEPRYATLPNIMKAKKKPLEKKTLADFGVEDKKRLKTLKVTEPPARQGGGKVEDVDGLIGKLKEMGAL; this is encoded by the exons ATGAGCGGCTTGCGAATTCTTGTCCCCGTCAAGCGGGTTATTGACTATGCG GTCAAACCCCGCGTCAACAAGGCCAACACCGGCGTCGAAACCGCCGGTGTCAAGCACTCCCTGAACCCGTTCGATGAACTGTCCGTTGAAGAAGCCATCCGCCTGCGCGAACGCGGCACCAAGAACCAGAGCCCCATGAAGGTCGAAAacatcctcgccctctccGCTGGCGGAGCCAAGTGCGCCGATACCCTCCGCACCGCTATGGCCATGGGTGCCGACCGCGCATTCCACGTCGATGTCGGCGACAGCCCCGATGGTGGTCCCGAGCCCTTGACGATCGCCAAGATGCTGCAGGGTGTGGTCAAGTCTGAGAATATTAACCTGGTGCTGCTGGGTAAGCAGGCGATCGATGGCGACCAGGGCCAGACCGGTCAGATGCTGGCGGGTCTGTTGGGGTGGCCGCAGGCGACGCAGGCCAGCAAGGTCGATATCAAGGATGCGGATGGTACGGTGGAGGTGACGCatgaggtggatggtggtgttgagacGCTGCGGGCTAAGTTGCCCATGGTTATCACTACGGATTTGCGGTTGAATGAGCCCCGCTATGCTACGCTGCCGAACATTATGAAGGCTAAGAAGAAGcctttggagaagaagacattgGCGGATTTCGGTGTTGAGGATAAGAAGCGTTTGAAGACTCTGAAGGTTACTG AACCCCCCGCTCGCCAGGGCGGTGGCAAGGTCGAGGATGTTGACGGCTTGATCGGcaagctgaaggagatgggTGCTCTGTAG
- a CDS encoding DNA-directed RNA polymerase III subunit C31 (COG:F;~EggNog:ENOG410PS6D;~InterPro:IPR024661;~PFAM:PF11705;~go_process: GO:0006383 - transcription by RNA polymerase III [Evidence IEA]) gives MSRFGAKKGRKLPGAEFTWEADPSGENDTAPTPLFPKYTVPRARPLFSQEQLQVDFYRTLRERFHDGPYYSILEGAGSTMKKDSAARANFDPFHGMPSYSGKYQKKKRALPRLQGRQYVMKFFPRELWQTIQPTFKPDAAMDGYVPQVARAGAKRGFEDDDEEEDEDAAKRAKAGGEEGEGAEDDDDGDGDILDPEEEQEGEEEIEDDDFEDDDDEMGGDYNAEQYFDGGDDEYGDDGFGDGGGGGEEDTY, from the exons ATGTCCCGATTCGGCGCAAAGAAAGGCAGAAAGCTCCCCGGAGCCGAATTCACCTGGGAGGCAGATCCCAGCGGAGAAAATGATACGGCGCCGACGCCTTTGTTCCCT AAATACACGGTCCCTCGCGCCAGACCGCTCTTCTCGCAGGAACAATTGCAGGTGGACTTCTATCGCACTCTCCGGGAACGGTTCCACGATGGCCCCTATTACTCGATTCTGGAGGGGGCGGGgtcgacgatgaagaaggatagTGCGGCGCGGGCGAACTTCGATCCCTTCCATGGCATGCCGAGTTATTCGGGCAAgtatcagaagaagaagagggcgtTGCCGAGGTTACAGGGGAGGCAGTATG TTATGAAGTTCTTCCCCCGCGAATTGTGGCAGACGATTCAGCCGACGTTCAAGCCCGATGCCGCGATGGATGGGTATGTGCCGCAGGTGGCGCGGGCTGGGGCGAAGCGGGGAtttgaggacgatgatgaagaggaggatgaggatgcggcGAAGCGAGCGAAGgctggtggtgaggagggtgagggggctgaggatgatgatgatggggatggggatattCTGGAtccggaggaggagcaggaaggcgaggaggagattgaagatgatgactttgaggatgacgatgatgagatgggcGGGGATTATAACGCTGAGCAGTActttgatggtggtgatgatgagtatggggatgatgggtttggagatggtggtggtggcggcgaggaggataCTTATTAG
- a CDS encoding uncharacterized protein (COG:S;~EggNog:ENOG410PHQA;~InterPro:IPR007461;~PFAM:PF04366): MPSTLWEKTKGTSKKGFDKAWHTLDKLGDPVNRLSYKVGAEAFWPMTLDKESDKAARILRSFCKDGFYSNEDAERQSTDSSVSKESGKIDRPKGKQRVLKKIPARVIQRAKGLAIFTTMRTGLWVSGSGGSGVLLARTPDTNEWSPPSGIMLHTAGIGFLAGVDIYDCVVVINTYEALEAFKKVRCTLGGEVSAAAGPVGMGGVLDSEVHKRQAPIWTYMKSRGLYAGVAVDGTIIIERTDENERFYGERISVTDILAGKAKRPPASIQTLLNTVKAAEGNPTVDENLLPPGETPGDVEIVPGPGSFGIPDPEDPDPFGVKALEAEGLFIREAGTKSRPSQEAFEFKPGPNSPVFATFRRSVDSSPRNSWRASVQSYASMDRGTQTDDGPTTAPTSISRASSRSYRDVSDRAETSPWDNEEGRWETVIPEHDEYHGRDDVEDVDLDDDVEIHEVSSATVSKRESAAHSPVPVEDSIAPVEFKRHSPTFTRARLVTISKRMPPALPPRNPQRTPAPVSTSTPSSPTVNPYAHSRRRSVASSPGHATYGFTEMPLYHKSDSESDLSSTGAPVSSNKPSPDREEFHSVSSLHDSDVASEAEANEAKETETEKTHEASSDASTPTYVHESDVSPWGKSDTDLAPTKTITSEDHVKVESTVQPQTA; encoded by the coding sequence ATGCCTTCCACTCTGTGGGAGAAGACGAAAGGCACATCTAAGAAAGGATTCGATAAGGCATGGCATACCCTCGACAAGCTGGGCGATCCCGTCAACCGGCTATCCTACAAGGTCGGCGCAGAGGCCTTTTGGCCCATGACCCTTGATAAAGAAAGCGACAAAGCTGCGCGAATCCTCCGAAGTTTCTGCAAAGATGGTTTCTATTCCAACGAAGATGCCGAACGTCAAAGCACCGACAGCTCGGTCAGCAAAGAATCCGGCAAGATCGATCGCCCCAAGGGCAAGCAGCGCGTCTTGAAGAAGATCCCCGCTAGGGTTATCCAGCGCGCCAAGGGTCTCGCTATCTTCACTACTATGCGCACAGGCCTATGGGTCAGTGGCTCGGGCGGTAGTGGGGTGCTCCTGGCGCGGACCCCAGATACCAATGAATGGAGTCCGCCTTCCGGTATCATGCTTCATACGGCTGGTATCGGTTTCCTGGCGGGCGTGGATATCTATGACTGTGTGGTGGTCATCAATACCTACGAGGCCTTGGAGGCTTTCAAGAAAGTGCGATGCACTTTGGGTGGAGAAGTCAGCGCGGCAGCCGGTCCGGTTGGGATGGGCGGCGTACTTGATTCGGAAGTGCACAAGCGGCAGGCCCCCATCTGGACCTACATGAAGAGTCGCGGTTTGTATGCGGGCGTTGCTGTGGATGGTACCATCATTATCGAGCGTACCGATGAGAACGAGCGCTTTTACGGCGAGCGCATATCGGTTACTGACATCCTCGCGGGCAAGGCCAAACGGCCTCCTGCATCGATTCAAACGCTGCTGAACACCGTCAAAGCGGCCGAGGGCAACCCGACTGTGGATGAGAACTTGCTGCCACCCGGCGAAACCCCTGGGGATGTTGAGATTGTGCCTGGACCGGGCTCGTTTGGCATTCCCGACCCCGAGGACCCCGATCCCTTCGGTGTCAAGGCGCTAGAGGCGGAGGGTCTTTTCATTCGCGAAGCTGGGACGAAATCCAGACCGTCGCAGGAAGCGTTCGAGTTCAAACCCGGCCCGAACAGCCCGGTATTTGCAACTTTTCGACGGAGCGTCGACAGCTCACCACGCAATAGCTGGCGAGCAAGTGTACAGAGCTACGCCAGTATGGACCGAGGGACCCAAACTGATGATGGTCCTACGACTGCTCCGACTTCTATCAGCCGTGCCTCCTCCCGGAGCTACCGTGACGTGTCCGACCGGGCTGAGACCAGTCCTTGGGACAACGAGGAGGGACGCTGGGAGACTGTCATCCCAGAACACGACGAATATCACGGCCgggatgatgtcgaggacGTGGATCTGGATGACGATGTGGAAATTCATGAAGTCAGCAGCGCCACTGTATCGAAGCGCGAGAGTGCTGCCCATTCGCCTGTCCCAGTCGAAGATTCCATCGCTCCTGTGGAGTTCAAGCGTCACTCGCCCACATTCACACGGGCACGCCTTGTGACGATCTCCAAGCGGATGCCCCCGGCCCTCCCACCCCGAAACCCCCAGCGGACGCCCGCTCCTGTCTCGACTTCGACTCCTAGCTCGCCTACGGTAAACCCCTACGCACACAGCCGCCGGCGTTCCGTGGCGTCTAGTCCGGGACACGCCACGTACGGCTTCACAGAGATGCCTCTGTACCACAAGAGCGATTCGGAGAGTGACCTGTCCTCTACCGGTGCTCCCGTGTCATCTAACAAGCCGTCACCAGACCGTGAAGAGTTCCACTCGGTATCCAGTCTGCACGATTCGGACGTGGCGTCCGAGGCCGAGGCTAATGAGGCCAAGGAGACTGAGACCGAGAAAACCCACGAGGCATCATCCGATGCAAGCACTCCTACATACGTTCACGAGTCTGATGTGTCCCCATGGGGGAAGTCTGACACAGACCTGGCACCCACAAAGACTATCACTTCTGAGGACCACGTCAAAGTGGAGTCTACGGTGCAACCCCAGACCGCGTGA
- a CDS encoding uncharacterized protein (COG:S;~EggNog:ENOG410PJ1M), translated as MAVPSTYDEVRQHLEQVQREPSTRLDTSLLEKLKLELTENVDRRVPATIMIQISQLLPVLQEDPTPLTALGVKATTYLSFADLHSVDPPINFIAGFKAPSEPINLLALSLLRKAGHAASDAAIVAGDPELVSSLVELWLSTSSTAVAQAAFDTIWELLEVDSASPLENTGHEGEETTGGQGLVWRRIFADKDVYGLLFSLCSLTDNGPASLSKRDKTVAQGRLMGLLVKAGRLHWDIISKPQVPEVERKYQSNGLLHFAACHMVDKDDVLMHMTLINFFHDLLEIDAPGLIARTIVQSASTFSSPALDFLISHNIHSTLLEYYLDESKLDAVDLAYLCGPIMTYVAQYAELYPNHFLQNPQYLLDRILSRISASVAVSTSQWAHGPVPSGQLNVLSCLPRVLLVEASKQGLNPVLALPTSPPNKEALDVLAKILHGPVKQDLTDSMELNASGQMPTDWHKEAAAARALYFMYTNQHTNFWTDVVATADILAMKDISLASISLMRSLITANWQILTGEVTSSVPGTSRYQLPTEQDLESLSPATQGVLPSSGAWAALTPPALTVLLPYLFKPPRSYAEFVGGGAGDSQHAVWKVATAKHEVLVALYDCLKENGGQMEGFEDIMRTLRQRVNEGPWGPVSQTANQVATVGL; from the coding sequence ATGGCCGTTCCATCTACTTACGATGAGGTCCGACAGCACCTGGAACAGGTGCAGCGCGAGCCCTCCACTCGTCTGGACACGTCTCTTCTTGAGAAGTTGAAGCTCGAGCTTACGGAGAACGTCGATCGCAGAGTCCCCGCCACCATTATGATCCAGATATCGCAGCTGCTCCCCGTCCTGCAGGAGGACCCGACTCCTCTTACCGCTCTTGGTGTCAAGGCTACGACGTACCTCAGCTTCGCCGACCTTCACTCCGTCGATCCTCCGATCAATTTCATTGCCGGTTTCAAAGCGCCATCGGAACCTATCAACTTGTTGGCTTTGTCGTTGCTGCGCAAGGCAGGACACGCCGCTAGTGACGCCGCCATCGTTGCCGGCGATCCGGAACTCGTTTCGTCTTTGGTGGAGCTGTGGCTGTCGACCTCTTCTACGGCCGTAGCACAAGCGGCGTTTGACACAATCTGGGAGCTCTTGGAGGTCGATTCGGCCAGTCCGCTCGAGAATACTGGacatgagggtgaggagaccACCGGTGGACAAGGGCTCGTTTGGAGACGAATCTTTGCGGATAAGGATGTTTACGGGTTGCTATTTTCCCTCTGCAGTCTCACGGACAATGGACCAGCAAGTCTGTCCAAGCGCGACAAGACTGTAGCTCAGGGACGGTTGATGGGTCTACTTGTGAAGGCGGGCCGTCTGCATTGGGACATCATCTCAAAGCCACAAGTGCCAGAAGTTGAGAGGAAATACCAGAGCAATGGTCTTCTCCATTTCGCTGCCTGCCATATGGTCGACAAGGATGATGTGCTCATGCATATGACTTTAATCAACTTCTTCCATGATCTTCTGGAGATCGATGCCCCTGGTCTCATCGCGCGGACCATTGTGCAGTCAgcatccaccttctcctctcccgccCTGGATTTTCTTATTTCGCATAACATTCATTCTACGTTGTTGGAGTATTACTTGGATGAGTCAAAGCTCGACGCGGTAGACCTGGCTTACCTGTGCGGTCCTATCATGACTTACGTTGCGCAGTATGCCGAGCTGTACCCCAATCACTTCCTGCAAAACCCGCAGTATCTACTGGACCGGATACTGTCTCGCATTTCTGCCTCAGTGGCGGTTTCGACCTCCCAGTGGGCGCATGGGCCAGTCCCTAGCGGGCAATTGAACGTACTTTCCTGTCTGCCCCGCGTTTTGCTCGTGGAAGCCAGCAAGCAAGGACTGAACCCTGTTCTGGCCTTGCCCACCAGTCCTCCAAACAAGGAGGCTCTGGACGTGCTGGCCAAGATCCTCCACGGCCCAGTGAAGCAGGACCTTACGGACTCGATGGAGTTGAATGCATCTGGCCAGATGCCGACAGATTGGCACAAAGAGGCCGCGGCCGCACGCGCGCTGTACTTCATGTACACTAATCAGCATACCAACTTTTGGACGGATGTAGTTGCGACGGCCGATATTCTTGCAATGAAGGATATTTCATTGGCGTCAATATCCCTCATGAGATCCCTCATCACTGCTAATTGGCAGATCTTAACGGGTGAAGTCACCTCGTCTGTTCCTGGGACTTCCCGATACCAGCTTCCCACCGAACAAGATTTGGAGAGTTTGTCTCCGGCTACACAGGGAGTTTTGCCGTCATCGGGTGCTTGGGCAGCTCTGACGCCACCGGCCCTGACTGTCCTCCTGCCATATCTGTTCAAGCCTCCTCGGTCATATGCCGAATTTGTCGGCGGCGGAGCAGGTGATTCCCAGCATGCGGTATGGAAAGTGGCAACTGCGAAGCACGAGGTCTTGGTGGCGCTGTATGATTGTCTCAAAGAAAATGGGGGACAAATGGAAGGGTTCGAGGACATCATGCGTACTCTCCGGCAACGGGTGAACGAGGGGCCGTGGGGGCCTGTATCCCAGACTGCGAACCAGGTTGCAACCGTTGGCCTGTAA